Genomic window (Streptomyces liliiviolaceus):
CTCGTGGTCGCGTTCGTCGCGCTCAACCTGCTCGCCCAGTACTTCGGACAGCTGCGCGCCAGCGGCGGTCTCGACCACTACGCGACGCTGCCCGTACCGCCCGCCGCCGTCGTGCTCGGCGCGGCCGCCGCGTACGCCTCCTTCACCGTGCCCGGGACGCTGGTGACCGCCGTCGTGGGCAGCGTCCTCTTCCAGCTGCCGCTGACGCACCTGTGGATCCTCGTCGCCGTCATCCCGCTCGCGGGCGCGGCGCTCGCCGGGCTCGGAGCGGCGCTCGGACTCCTCGCGCCCCGCCCCGAACTGGCTACGCTGCTCGGCCAGTTGGGCATGTCCGCCGCGCTGCTGCTCGGCGTGCTGCCGCCGGACCGGCTGCCGACGTTCGTGCAGTGGGCGCGCGATCTGATGCCCTCCACCTACGGGGTCGAGGCGCTCGGGCTGACCTTCGGGCCGGACCCGGACTGGGGTCTCGTGCTGCTCGACCTCGCCGTCTGCGCGGGTGTCGGCGTCGCCTCGCTGGCCGTCGCGACCTGGGCCTACCGCCGGGCGGCCGTCCGGTGACGCGCCCGACAGGCGGGCCTGGCACGATGGCGGTGTGACCGCACCGCTGAACCCGCCTCCGCCGCCGCACCACCAGCCGCCGCACGACGCCTGGCAGGCGCCGCCCGCCGGGTACGGGCTCGGTCATCAGGAGGACGGTCCCGGAATGAAGACAGAGCTGCGCGAGGCCGCGATCGTCGTGGTCGCGATGGCGGTCGGCGGGCTGCTGCTCGGTGTCCTGTGGTGGTGGCTGGCACCGCACGTGCCGCTGGTCTCGGACGACACCACCGTCTACCTCGCGGACACGGAGGGGGAGCAGGCCATCGGCGTGGACGGAACGTTCACTCTGCTGGCACTCGGCCTCGGCCTGGTCAGCGCGCTGGTGGTGTTCCTGGCGCGGCGCAAGGGCGGCATCGCGCTCGTCGTCGCCCTCACCGTCGGCGGCGTCCTCGGCTCCCTGGTCGCCTGGCGCCTCGGCATCTGGCTCGGCCCCACCCAGGACGTGGTCGCGCACGCCAAGGAAGCCGGCAAGGGCGTCACCTTCGACGCCCCGCTGGAACTCGGCGCGAAGGGCGCCCTGCTGGCCTGGTCCCTCTCGGCCCTGCTGATCCACCTGGGCCTGACGGCCCTCTTCGCCCCCAGGGACCCGGACCCCTTCGAGACCCCGTACTACCCCAAGGCCTAGAGGGTGGGGCAGCCCCACAGGGGCACAGGGGCGCGGGGAACCGCGCGCCCGGCCACGGCGCACCCGCAGCCGACTCACCGGCCTTCGAGCGGAGCGTTCACGCCGGCCGCCGCCCATGATTCGCCCGACCCTTCCGGACACGCCACTTCCGCTTACGCGTCTTCTTCGACATGTCCTCGGTACTTAACCGAGAACCCGGCCCCCGTCGAGAGCCCGCGCACGCCCGCCGGGAGGTCAGCTCCGCCCGACGGCGGCCACCACCGCACCGGTGAGCCGCGCGAGGTCGTCGGGGGCCAGCTCGACCTCCAGCCCCCGCCGCCCCGCGGAGACACAGATCGTGGCGTGCCCGCGCGCGGACGCGTCCAGCACCGTACGGAGCCGCTTGCGCTGTCCGAGCGGCGAGATGCCCCCGCGGACGTACCCCGTGGTGCGTTCCGCGGCGGCCGGATCGGCCATCGCGGCCCGCTTGCCGCCCACCGCCGCCGCCAGCGCCTTCAGGTCGAGGGAGCCCGCCACGGGCACGACGGCGACCGTCAGGTCCCCGTCGACGTCCGCGACCAGCGTCTTGAAGACCCGGTCCGGGGACACCCCCATGGCCTCGGCGGCCTCCTCCCCGTACGAGGGGTGCGCCGGATCGTGCTCGTAGGCGTGGACCGTGAACCCGACCCCGGCCGCGGCGAGCGCCACGGTGGCCGGTGTCCCGCCCGTCTGCTGCTGCTGCTTCTTCGCCTTCTTGGCCAAGGAAAGTTCCTTCAGTTCAGGCTCGTCGGCCCGCGCGTCAGCTCCGACGCGGGCAGCGAGGGCAGATTGCGGATGATCGCGGTCTCCGCCCGCAGCAGCGTCAGCTCCTCGCGCAGCCGGGCCGCCGTGTCCGGTGCCTGGAGCAGCCGCTGCTTCGCCGGGACGTCCAGCATCGCCGCCGCCGCGACCAGGTACGAGACGACGGACGGCTCGTCGGGGAGATCGGCCCCGGTGGCGAGCGACCGCTCCCGCGCGCCCGCAAGCCGCTTCTGGTACTGGCGGAAGGCCCGCAGCACCCCTTCCGCCAGCGCCCCCGCCTCTTCGCCGGGCTCCTCGGGCAGTTCTTCGAGGTCGGCCGTCAGATAGGGCCCGGAGGCGTCCACGGACTCCAGCCGTACCCGGGTCGTGCCGGTGGCCAGTACCTCGAAGCTGCCGTCGGCCCGCTCCCTGATCGTCGCCGCGTCGGCGATGCAGCCCACCGCGTGGAAGGCCTTCAGCGGCTCGTCGCCGAAGCCCGCCGAGGGCCCGCGCTGCGGTACGGCCGTCTGGTCGGGCATACCGGGCGACGTGGCCGCGACCTCGTGGCCGTCGCGGATGGCGACGACGGCGAACCGGCGCGGTTCGTCCTCGGGGGTCTTCAGCAGATCGCGCATCATCGCGCGATAGCGCTCCTCGAAGATGTTCAGCGGCAGGACGAGCCCGGGAAACAGCACCGAGTTCAGGGGGAAGAGTGGGAGCCGGACGGTGGTCACGACGGGAAAGCCTAATGGTCACCGGAGGGCGTAGGTCCGCCGCGCTCACTCCTTGGATGCGGAAGATCCCCGATCCGTGACCTCAGAGGTCGGTCCGAGGCCACTTGGAGCCGTATTCCGTCGCGCAGTTCGAGGAACTGGCCGAGCGGATCGTCCGAGACCCGGTCCCAGGGGAACGAGGTGGCGTACGGGCCGATCCGGCGCAGTTGTTCCAGCGCGTCCTCCCAGCGCTCCAGCCTGACCAGCACATAGGTGAGCAGATTGCGGACCTCCGCGGGCCACGGGTCGGCGTCCCGGTACTCGGCGGAGAGGGCGATCGCCAGGTCGGCCGCCGCGTCGAGGCGTGCGCGGCCGACGGCGGCCCCGCCGCCCTCGGTCAGATAGGCGAAGGCCGCCCGCACGGGCAGGGCCTGGACCAGGGAGCCGGGCAGCGCGTCGTGGGCGGCGCGCTCGGCGAAGTCGAAGCACTCGCGGTGCGAGCCGTACCAGGCGGCGGACAGGTACTGCAGGGCGGCCACATGGCAGCCGTAGTGGTGCGGGGAGCGGCGGACGGCCTGCGCCCACAGCTGCTCGAACTCGGTGTGCGGGGCGTTCGTGCCCCGGGCGTGGTCCAGCGCGATCCGCCACGGCACGGGGTCGCGCGGGGCGCCCTCGGCGGCGGCGGAGATCAGCGGCCCGACCTGGCGCAGCAGCTCGGCGCGGGCCGGTGACCGCCAGCTCCGGCACACCGCGAGTTCGGCCTTGACCAGGGCCGCGTCCGGGTCGTGCGGGGCGGCGGAGCGCCAGTGGTCGAACCACTCGCCGCGGGAGAGGGCGAAGGCCGCGAGGCGGGTCGCGTACCGGTCCCGGTTCTCCCACTCGGCCGACTCGCGGGTGGTGGACAGGAGCTTTCCGGCCGGGCCGTACTCGCCGCGGCCCGCCGCGACCAGGGCCGGGCCGAGCCGCTCGTCGGGGGCGTCGAGCAGCACCTCGTCGTCGTCGGGCAGACCGGCGGCGAGACTCGAAGTGTTCCGCGCCATCCGGACCGTACGGAGGAGCGCTCGCAGCAGTGCCATGGTGGGTCCATTGAAAACCGCAGGTCGGACCCGTACCAGAGGGTGTGCGGTGACGCTTTCGTAACCGTGTTTTGGTTGCGTGTGGGTGGGTCAAGGGCCGGTAAAAGGTGACTGTCGCTCAGGTGTCGGCCGGTTGTGCGGCGTCCGTGCGGCGGGGCCGCCCACCTCGCGCGGAAGCTGTCGCCCACCTCCCGCGAGAGCTGTCGACCGGTCGGCGGTCAGCCTCTGCGGAGCGTTCGGGTCGCGCCCGCCGCCACCGTCGTCGCCAGGACCCAGCCCAGCAGGATCACCACCGCGGCGAGCCACTGCCAGCCGCCGCGCAGCTGCCAGTAGCCGGCCTGGCCGAGGTCGATGAGCGGCAGCAGCAGGTCCAGGGCGAAGATCGAGGGGTTCCACGGCGGATGCTCACCGCTCTTGAGCGGCGGATGGTCGGCGTGCGCGAAGGCGAAGGAGGTCACCGCCCAGAGCACGCCCATCCAGATGGCCGCACGCCCCGGCCGGTACCCGTAGGCGACCGTCCAGTCCTGCACATGGCCCCACAGCTTGGCCGCGATCGGCAGGTTCTCGCGGCGGTGGCGCTGCTTGGCGAGCAGCACCTCGCGCGCCTCCTCGTCCTCGCCGCTGTTGCGCAGCACGGTCGCCAGCCGCTCGTACGGCTCCGGGCTGTACTCGGGTGTGGCCGCGGCCACCCACTGCAGGCGCCGGGCCAGCGGGAACGGGCCGCGCGGCACCAGGTACTCGTACTGGAAGCCGCCCATCTGCAGCTGGCCCGCGCCCGGCCAGCTGGTCGCCTGGTCGATGAGGGTGACCACCCGCGCCCCGTTCAGCACGACCCGCCCGCGCTGCGGACGCCGGCCGAGGAACCGCAGCTCGGGCACCTGGACGCGGCGCAGCGAGATCTCCTGGTCGTCGCGCAGGGTGAGGCGGGCCTGCTCGAAGTCGACCGCGTCGCCGAACCGGCCGTCGTCGAGCCGGATCCCGCCCTCGCACTCGAAGCGCTGCACCCGGGTGCCGTGCGCGGGGGTCCGGCCGCTGGTCAGCACGGGGTCACCGACACCCGCGGGGGTCATGTACATGGTGCGCTCGACGGTCAGCTGCGGTGCGTTCAGCGCCCGGCGCCCGTACGGATTGGCCAGCCGGCTGCCGCGCAGGCTGAGCGAGACGCCGACCTTCGCGCCGCGCAGGCTCAGCTCGCCGTGCGACTCCATCATCTCGGCCTGCAGATCCTGCCCGATGGTCATCCCGTCGCCGACGAGGGAGTTGTCGCGCCGGTCCCGGTAGATCACCGCCTGGTTGAGCAGCAGGTCCGTGCCTATGTGCGCGTCGGTGAGGCGCACGCCGTTGTGGAAGCGGCAGCGCGGCAGATGCAGATCGCCCTCGGTGTGCAGCCGGGCCGCCTCCAGCCGCGGTATCGCGCAGTCCACCAGCCGCAGCGTCGTGAACCGCGACTCCGGCAGCAGGATCTCCTTCTCGAAACGGCAGCCCTTCATCTCGACGTACGGCTCGACCGTGCCGCCCGCGAGATCGAGCGGGTCGACGATCTGCACCCCGGCCAGCTTGAGGGAGGCCACCCGGCCGTCCAGCGCGGGCGGGCCGTTCAGCAGCAGCCAGCACACGATCCTGGCCCGGACCGTGCGCTCCGGGCCCCAGGGATGGCCACCGTGCGGATCGTCGGCGGCGGTGTCCCCGGCCCGCAGGTCGTACACGCTGCCGTTGCGGAAC
Coding sequences:
- the ybaK gene encoding Cys-tRNA(Pro) deacylase; the protein is MAKKAKKQQQQTGGTPATVALAAAGVGFTVHAYEHDPAHPSYGEEAAEAMGVSPDRVFKTLVADVDGDLTVAVVPVAGSLDLKALAAAVGGKRAAMADPAAAERTTGYVRGGISPLGQRKRLRTVLDASARGHATICVSAGRRGLEVELAPDDLARLTGAVVAAVGRS
- a CDS encoding oxidoreductase: MTDGAGLRVGELPDDLSAAEAGMWQAFRNGSVYDLRAGDTAADDPHGGHPWGPERTVRARIVCWLLLNGPPALDGRVASLKLAGVQIVDPLDLAGGTVEPYVEMKGCRFEKEILLPESRFTTLRLVDCAIPRLEAARLHTEGDLHLPRCRFHNGVRLTDAHIGTDLLLNQAVIYRDRRDNSLVGDGMTIGQDLQAEMMESHGELSLRGAKVGVSLSLRGSRLANPYGRRALNAPQLTVERTMYMTPAGVGDPVLTSGRTPAHGTRVQRFECEGGIRLDDGRFGDAVDFEQARLTLRDDQEISLRRVQVPELRFLGRRPQRGRVVLNGARVVTLIDQATSWPGAGQLQMGGFQYEYLVPRGPFPLARRLQWVAAATPEYSPEPYERLATVLRNSGEDEEAREVLLAKQRHRRENLPIAAKLWGHVQDWTVAYGYRPGRAAIWMGVLWAVTSFAFAHADHPPLKSGEHPPWNPSIFALDLLLPLIDLGQAGYWQLRGGWQWLAAVVILLGWVLATTVAAGATRTLRRG
- a CDS encoding LON peptidase substrate-binding domain-containing protein produces the protein MTTVRLPLFPLNSVLFPGLVLPLNIFEERYRAMMRDLLKTPEDEPRRFAVVAIRDGHEVAATSPGMPDQTAVPQRGPSAGFGDEPLKAFHAVGCIADAATIRERADGSFEVLATGTTRVRLESVDASGPYLTADLEELPEEPGEEAGALAEGVLRAFRQYQKRLAGARERSLATGADLPDEPSVVSYLVAAAAMLDVPAKQRLLQAPDTAARLREELTLLRAETAIIRNLPSLPASELTRGPTSLN
- a CDS encoding ABC transporter permease codes for the protein MSVVPAEILPGAARVDGSRSVDTEDGARAVAVLGPRARLWPALAAVYRAQLSRARVARIPLLFVATFQSIGIMVLMRGVVDGGGEARAVVAGSSVLVVAFVALNLLAQYFGQLRASGGLDHYATLPVPPAAVVLGAAAAYASFTVPGTLVTAVVGSVLFQLPLTHLWILVAVIPLAGAALAGLGAALGLLAPRPELATLLGQLGMSAALLLGVLPPDRLPTFVQWARDLMPSTYGVEALGLTFGPDPDWGLVLLDLAVCAGVGVASLAVATWAYRRAAVR
- a CDS encoding AAA family ATPase, whose translation is MTAPLNPPPPPHHQPPHDAWQAPPAGYGLGHQEDGPGMKTELREAAIVVVAMAVGGLLLGVLWWWLAPHVPLVSDDTTVYLADTEGEQAIGVDGTFTLLALGLGLVSALVVFLARRKGGIALVVALTVGGVLGSLVAWRLGIWLGPTQDVVAHAKEAGKGVTFDAPLELGAKGALLAWSLSALLIHLGLTALFAPRDPDPFETPYYPKA